A section of the Cryobacterium soli genome encodes:
- a CDS encoding TetR/AcrR family transcriptional regulator, with amino-acid sequence MTTGVGDSPVRTSYRHGDLRRALIEAGVDLAGEGGPPAVVLREATRRVGVTPNAVYRHFADRQALLDAVCSTCQGLVAGAIETDQARVDTTDPVEGARLRFRAVGTGYLRFALEQPGQFQTAFSASSDLDSATSAARAGPGGLTPFQLLTQALDDLVAVGLLPAERRPAAEFLAWSAVHGLAELLIDGPLRALPAPVKQTLIVRVIDMVEQGL; translated from the coding sequence ATGACAACGGGTGTGGGAGATTCTCCGGTACGAACTTCGTACCGGCACGGCGACCTGCGCCGGGCGCTCATCGAGGCCGGGGTGGACCTGGCCGGGGAGGGCGGCCCGCCCGCCGTGGTGCTGCGGGAAGCCACCCGGCGTGTGGGGGTGACGCCCAACGCCGTCTACCGGCACTTCGCCGACCGGCAGGCGCTACTGGACGCCGTCTGCTCGACCTGCCAGGGCCTCGTCGCCGGCGCGATAGAAACCGATCAGGCCCGGGTCGACACGACCGACCCGGTCGAGGGCGCACGCCTGCGGTTCCGGGCCGTTGGCACCGGCTACCTGCGCTTCGCACTGGAGCAGCCGGGCCAGTTCCAGACCGCGTTCTCGGCCTCGTCCGACTTGGACAGCGCCACCAGCGCGGCGCGGGCCGGTCCCGGCGGGCTCACCCCGTTCCAGTTGCTCACCCAGGCCCTCGACGACCTCGTCGCCGTGGGGCTGCTGCCGGCCGAGCGGCGCCCGGCGGCAGAGTTCCTGGCCTGGTCGGCCGTGCACGGGCTCGCCGAACTACTCATCGACGGGCCCCTCCGCGCGCTGCCGGCCCCGGTGAAGCAGACCCTGATCGTGCGGGTCATCGACATGGTGGAGCAGGGGCTGTAG
- a CDS encoding ATP-binding cassette domain-containing protein, which translates to MTIIEASGLTKTYKSKTGPVHALAGLDLTVPRGTVKAILGPNGAGKTTVVKILTTLIKPDAGTAIVDGINVLDDPKAVRSIIGVSGQYAAVDENLTGFENLEMVGRLYHLGGAASRKRAQQLIDLFELTAAGNRPVKGFSGGMRRRIDLAGALVFNPKILFLDEPTTGLDPRSRIALWGVINRLVDDGTTVLLTTQYLEEADQLADSIAVIDDGRVIAEGTSDELKAQIGGHRVVVALVDAADSAAAREVLARYGAGEPQVSSDGRGIDVAVTDGPPALQHVLADLRTAGIELHDAGMRRPTLDDVFLKLTGHKADLAADDNEDEKQELVK; encoded by the coding sequence ATGACGATTATCGAAGCCTCCGGGCTCACCAAGACCTACAAATCCAAGACCGGGCCGGTGCACGCGCTCGCCGGGTTGGACCTCACCGTGCCGCGCGGCACGGTCAAGGCGATCCTCGGCCCCAACGGCGCCGGCAAGACCACAGTGGTCAAGATCCTGACCACCCTCATCAAGCCGGATGCCGGCACGGCGATCGTCGACGGCATCAACGTGCTCGACGACCCCAAGGCCGTGCGCAGCATCATCGGCGTGTCCGGCCAGTACGCGGCGGTCGATGAGAACCTCACCGGCTTCGAGAATCTGGAGATGGTCGGCCGCCTCTACCACCTGGGCGGCGCGGCCTCCCGTAAGCGGGCGCAGCAGCTGATCGACCTGTTCGAGCTCACCGCGGCGGGCAACCGGCCGGTCAAGGGGTTCTCCGGCGGCATGCGCCGGCGCATCGACCTGGCCGGCGCGCTGGTGTTCAACCCCAAGATCCTCTTCCTCGACGAACCGACCACCGGGCTCGACCCGCGCAGCCGGATCGCCCTGTGGGGCGTGATCAACCGGCTCGTCGACGACGGCACCACGGTGCTGCTCACCACCCAGTACTTGGAGGAAGCCGACCAGCTGGCCGACAGCATCGCGGTCATCGACGACGGCCGGGTGATCGCTGAGGGTACCTCCGACGAACTCAAGGCCCAGATCGGCGGGCACCGGGTGGTCGTGGCCCTCGTGGACGCCGCCGACAGCGCGGCCGCCCGCGAGGTGCTCGCCCGCTACGGAGCCGGTGAACCGCAGGTCTCCAGCGACGGTCGCGGAATCGACGTGGCCGTCACCGACGGGCCGCCCGCGCTGCAACACGTGCTCGCCGACCTGCGCACGGCCGGCATCGAACTGCACGACGCCGGGATGCGCCGGCCCACACTCGACGACGTGTTCCTCAAACTCACCGGGCACAAGGCCGACCTCGCAGCCGATGACAACGAAGACGAGAAGCAGGAGCTGGTGAAATGA
- a CDS encoding ABC transporter permease: MTATATRPAPTPTWNPLSLWYSDGWTTTKRNLIKIKRTPDMLVFAVIQPIMFVLLFSQVYGGAINVQGTDYTQFLMAGIFAQTVVFGSTFSGSAMAQDLKDGIIDRFRSLPMSSSAVLVGRTNGDLVLNTISMIIMMATGFLVGWRVNSSVGEFFAGLGLLLLFSYAFSWVMALLGMSVRSPEVINNASFIILFPITFISNAFVPIETLPDPLRVFAELNPVSALVQAARELFGNQGTAPVPDVWTLQNPVATVLIGVVVLLVVFVPLCIRKFASISSR; this comes from the coding sequence ATGACCGCCACAGCCACAAGGCCGGCACCCACGCCCACCTGGAACCCGCTGTCCCTCTGGTATTCGGATGGTTGGACGACCACCAAGCGCAATCTCATCAAGATCAAGCGCACCCCCGACATGCTGGTGTTCGCCGTCATCCAGCCGATCATGTTCGTGCTGCTGTTCAGCCAGGTCTACGGCGGCGCGATCAACGTGCAGGGCACGGACTACACACAGTTCCTCATGGCCGGCATCTTCGCCCAGACCGTGGTCTTCGGTTCCACCTTCTCCGGCTCGGCCATGGCGCAAGACCTCAAGGACGGCATCATCGACCGGTTCCGCAGCCTGCCGATGAGTTCATCCGCTGTGCTGGTGGGCCGCACCAACGGCGACCTGGTGCTCAACACCATCTCGATGATCATCATGATGGCCACCGGGTTCCTGGTCGGCTGGCGGGTCAACTCGTCGGTGGGCGAGTTCTTCGCGGGGCTGGGCCTGCTGCTGTTGTTCAGCTACGCGTTCAGCTGGGTGATGGCGCTGCTGGGCATGAGCGTGCGCTCGCCCGAGGTGATCAACAACGCGTCGTTCATCATCCTGTTCCCCATCACGTTCATCTCCAACGCCTTCGTGCCGATCGAGACCCTGCCGGACCCGTTGCGGGTCTTCGCCGAGCTCAACCCGGTGTCCGCGCTGGTGCAGGCCGCCCGCGAGTTGTTCGGCAACCAGGGCACCGCGCCGGTGCCGGATGTCTGGACGCTGCAGAACCCGGTGGCGACCGTGCTCATCGGTGTTGTTGTGCTGCTCGTGGTGTTCGTGCCATTGTGCATCCGTAAGTTCGCCTCGATCAGCTCCCGCTGA
- a CDS encoding VOC family protein yields the protein MPTIDPEYLHGFSGFAVPDIEAARTFYGDVLGLEVADGGMGLLRLTLPGGADVIVYPKPDHQPAGFTILNLQVADINQSVDVLAERGVEFLRYDGFEQDERGIANGEPRIAWFTDPAGNILSVLQN from the coding sequence ATGCCCACCATCGACCCGGAGTACCTGCACGGTTTCAGCGGATTCGCGGTGCCCGACATCGAGGCGGCGCGCACCTTCTACGGCGACGTGCTCGGTCTCGAGGTAGCGGACGGCGGCATGGGCCTGCTGCGGCTGACCTTACCCGGCGGCGCCGACGTGATCGTCTACCCCAAGCCGGACCACCAGCCGGCCGGGTTCACCATCCTCAACCTGCAGGTGGCCGACATCAACCAGTCTGTGGACGTGCTCGCAGAGCGCGGAGTGGAGTTCCTCCGCTACGACGGGTTCGAACAGGACGAGCGCGGCATCGCGAACGGCGAGCCGCGGATCGCCTGGTTCACCGACCCGGCCGGCAACATCCTCTCCGTGCTGCAGAACTGA
- a CDS encoding GyrI-like domain-containing protein: MPNQTVPDAVVAPYDVKRELRALYAPKNRDWETLTVPTQRFLAVDGHGDPNTSPAYAEAVEALYAVAYTVKFASKRAGRDLVVGPLEGLWYAEEASVFSARDKAAWSWTMLISQPDWVSDADIGEAIAAARAKAAAKKKPLPALDGVRIEVLDEGLCEQVLHVGSYDDETPVLARLHGELLPAAGLRERGRHHEVYLGDPRRTAPDKLRTVLRQPVTPA, encoded by the coding sequence GTGCCGAACCAGACGGTGCCCGACGCGGTGGTGGCGCCCTACGACGTCAAGCGCGAGCTGCGGGCGCTGTACGCCCCGAAGAACCGGGACTGGGAGACCCTCACGGTGCCGACTCAGCGGTTCCTCGCCGTCGATGGGCACGGCGACCCGAACACGTCCCCCGCCTATGCCGAGGCCGTGGAGGCGCTCTACGCGGTGGCGTACACCGTGAAGTTCGCGAGCAAACGGGCGGGCCGCGACCTGGTTGTGGGCCCGCTGGAGGGGCTCTGGTACGCCGAGGAGGCATCCGTTTTCAGCGCCCGCGACAAGGCTGCCTGGAGCTGGACCATGCTGATCAGCCAGCCCGACTGGGTGAGCGATGCCGATATCGGCGAGGCCATCGCCGCGGCTCGCGCGAAGGCGGCCGCGAAGAAGAAGCCGTTGCCCGCGCTGGACGGGGTGCGCATCGAGGTCCTCGACGAGGGGCTCTGCGAGCAGGTGCTACACGTGGGCTCTTACGACGACGAGACGCCCGTGCTGGCCCGGCTGCACGGCGAACTGCTGCCCGCCGCCGGGCTGAGGGAACGCGGCCGGCACCACGAGGTTTACCTCGGTGACCCCCGCCGCACCGCCCCCGACAAGCTCCGCACCGTCCTACGCCAACCCGTGACCCCCGCCTGA
- a CDS encoding LysR family substrate-binding domain-containing protein, whose protein sequence is MPVTFSIAFVAGVTPTKWTRIWAERRPDVELEVFRTDSAEQETVLRDGRADVSLVRLPINEEGLSLIALYNEIPVVVAAKDHFIADADSVVVADLVDEHLLQDPDEVPEWRDAAVEVRTGSRRALPPMRDMDETMELVAAGVGIVILPHSVARLHSRKDVVSKPVEDTAESRIALAWRTVDTTPDVEEFIGIVRGRTPDSSRKNAALPTDEPVKKEKKTAKAKAAAKAVRAAAAAAKPATARKTQSAGRTRNSPSPQAGKRRGGR, encoded by the coding sequence ATGCCGGTGACCTTTTCCATTGCCTTCGTCGCCGGGGTCACCCCCACCAAGTGGACCCGCATCTGGGCCGAGCGCCGCCCGGACGTCGAACTCGAGGTGTTCCGCACCGATTCCGCCGAGCAGGAGACCGTGCTGCGCGACGGCCGCGCCGACGTGAGCCTGGTGCGCCTCCCCATCAACGAGGAGGGTCTGAGCCTGATCGCCCTCTACAACGAGATTCCCGTGGTCGTCGCCGCCAAGGACCACTTCATCGCCGATGCCGACAGCGTGGTCGTGGCCGACCTGGTCGACGAGCACCTGCTGCAGGATCCCGACGAGGTTCCCGAGTGGCGCGACGCAGCCGTGGAGGTGCGCACCGGCAGCCGCCGGGCGCTGCCGCCCATGCGCGACATGGACGAGACCATGGAGCTCGTCGCCGCGGGCGTGGGTATCGTCATCCTGCCGCACTCTGTGGCCCGGCTGCACAGCCGCAAGGATGTCGTCTCCAAGCCGGTCGAGGACACCGCCGAGAGCCGCATCGCCCTGGCCTGGCGCACCGTGGACACCACCCCGGACGTGGAGGAATTCATCGGCATCGTGCGCGGCCGCACCCCCGACAGCTCACGCAAGAACGCCGCGCTGCCCACCGACGAGCCGGTGAAGAAGGAAAAGAAGACCGCGAAGGCCAAGGCCGCCGCCAAGGCCGTGCGTGCCGCCGCGGCCGCCGCGAAGCCGGCCACCGCACGCAAGACCCAGAGCGCCGGCCGCACCCGCAACTCCCCCAGCCCGCAGGCCGGCAAGCGCCGCGGCGGCCGCTGA
- a CDS encoding DUF5997 family protein → MSEKKPQTMKPATAAQKLGILLEAAPEEFQSTPVSRTELAALEANPPEWLSELRANGPHPKQVVAAKLGVSISGLARGEVTEPLTSAEILALLQQPPAWLVTERATQFEVREEQIRVKDRDAERARKKAHAERFAAQNEQAARKRV, encoded by the coding sequence ATGAGCGAGAAGAAGCCCCAGACCATGAAGCCGGCCACGGCTGCCCAGAAGCTCGGGATTCTGCTCGAAGCAGCACCCGAAGAGTTCCAGTCCACCCCGGTGTCGCGCACCGAGCTGGCCGCCCTCGAGGCGAACCCGCCCGAGTGGCTCAGCGAGTTGCGCGCCAACGGCCCGCACCCCAAGCAGGTTGTCGCCGCCAAGCTCGGCGTCTCGATCTCGGGCCTGGCCCGCGGCGAGGTCACCGAACCACTCACCAGCGCCGAGATCCTCGCGCTGCTCCAGCAGCCGCCGGCCTGGCTCGTCACCGAGCGCGCCACCCAGTTCGAGGTCCGCGAAGAGCAGATCCGGGTGAAGGACCGCGACGCCGAGCGCGCCCGCAAGAAGGCGCACGCCGAGCGCTTCGCCGCCCAGAACGAGCAGGCCGCCCGCAAGCGCGTCTAG
- a CDS encoding alpha/beta hydrolase codes for MADSIRPEPIDPAAVLWSAAVADRVDRPLLLVLHGYGSHEGDLFSLAPHLPLEPTIAALRAPLPVGQGWSWFPIGVPGDPVGDALDAAAAGILDWLDALPEQPTSIGLLGFSQGGAMTLQLMRHAPERFAFAVQLSGFIASSTHPGDARLAELRPPVFWGRGTLDPVIPEAAVVRTQAWLPGHSTLTEGIYEGLGHSISQAELGEIVTFLRAQYPAPAA; via the coding sequence ATGGCTGACAGCATTCGCCCCGAGCCCATCGACCCGGCCGCCGTTCTCTGGTCGGCTGCCGTCGCCGACCGGGTGGACCGCCCGCTGCTGCTCGTGCTGCACGGCTACGGCTCGCACGAAGGAGATCTGTTCTCGCTGGCGCCACACCTGCCGCTCGAGCCCACGATCGCGGCCCTGCGCGCCCCGCTGCCGGTGGGCCAGGGCTGGTCCTGGTTCCCGATCGGCGTGCCCGGCGACCCGGTCGGCGACGCACTCGACGCCGCTGCGGCCGGGATCCTCGACTGGCTCGACGCGCTTCCCGAGCAGCCCACCTCGATCGGGTTGCTCGGGTTCTCGCAGGGTGGTGCCATGACGCTGCAGCTGATGCGGCACGCGCCGGAACGGTTCGCCTTCGCGGTGCAGTTGTCCGGGTTCATCGCGAGCAGCACGCATCCGGGCGATGCCCGCCTGGCCGAGCTCCGTCCGCCGGTGTTCTGGGGCCGCGGCACACTCGATCCGGTCATTCCCGAGGCGGCCGTCGTGCGCACCCAGGCCTGGTTGCCGGGGCATTCGACGCTCACCGAGGGCATCTACGAGGGGCTCGGCCACTCCATCTCGCAGGCGGAGCTCGGCGAAATCGTCACGTTCCTGCGCGCGCAGTACCCGGCCCCGGCCGCCTGA
- a CDS encoding NUDIX hydrolase family protein: protein MSVRTPDPDPDWTPGGDDAPPPNNNPGWLTDVELAEIRQRLPLLYVEAVPVRVDGLGQVVEVGVLLRATPEGKMTRTLVSGRVLYGETLRDALFRHLEKDLGPMAFPQLPPSPVPYSVAEYFPMPGITAFTDDRQHAVSLAYVVPVTGTCDPRQDALELTWMTPEEAATDAVSAEMEGGRGGLLRMALASVGALR from the coding sequence ATGAGCGTGCGCACCCCTGACCCCGACCCGGACTGGACGCCTGGCGGGGACGACGCGCCGCCGCCCAACAACAACCCCGGCTGGCTGACCGACGTGGAGCTCGCCGAGATCCGCCAGCGGCTGCCGCTGCTCTACGTGGAGGCTGTTCCCGTGCGGGTGGACGGCCTGGGCCAGGTCGTCGAGGTGGGCGTGCTGCTGCGCGCCACCCCCGAGGGCAAGATGACCCGCACGCTGGTCTCCGGCCGGGTGCTCTACGGCGAGACCCTGCGCGACGCGCTCTTCCGGCACCTCGAGAAGGACCTCGGCCCGATGGCGTTCCCGCAGCTGCCACCGAGCCCGGTGCCGTACTCGGTCGCCGAATACTTCCCGATGCCCGGCATCACCGCGTTCACGGATGACCGCCAGCACGCCGTCTCACTGGCCTACGTCGTGCCAGTGACCGGCACCTGCGACCCCCGCCAGGATGCCCTCGAGCTCACCTGGATGACCCCCGAGGAGGCCGCGACCGACGCGGTCTCGGCCGAGATGGAGGGCGGCCGCGGCGGCCTGCTTCGCATGGCCCTGGCCTCGGTCGGCGCCCTGCGCTGA
- a CDS encoding nucleoside hydrolase, with translation MPTIPVILDVDTGVDDALAILFAVAHPDIEVLGISCVAGNASLERVVENTLRILDVADAPDIPVAAGARRPLISPARSASHVHGESGLGTVHLPPSSRTPEPVNAVELMHRLISESARPVTLVALAPQTNLALLLRQYPDLAENIERIVFMGGSASVGNATAVAEFNVWHDPEAAAIVLDAGIPTFMYGLDVFNQVAIDREVATALEDGDSAQGRVVGALLTNRVARGESSVAEYTGLIGDAGAICALVDPQALSTRMLPVRVELTGYGRGQTIVDQRSRVGEDTLHGSIDSWAAVEVALDLDAPRVAALFLDTLGLSTP, from the coding sequence ATGCCCACGATTCCTGTCATTCTCGACGTCGACACCGGCGTCGATGACGCCCTCGCTATCCTGTTCGCCGTCGCGCATCCCGACATCGAGGTGCTCGGCATCAGCTGCGTCGCCGGCAACGCGTCGCTCGAGCGGGTCGTGGAGAACACCCTGCGCATCCTCGATGTGGCGGACGCCCCCGACATCCCCGTGGCCGCCGGTGCGCGCCGGCCGCTGATCTCCCCGGCCCGCAGTGCCTCCCACGTGCACGGCGAAAGCGGCCTCGGCACCGTGCACCTGCCGCCGAGCTCACGCACGCCCGAGCCGGTCAACGCCGTCGAGCTGATGCACCGGCTGATCAGCGAGAGCGCCCGCCCGGTGACCCTGGTGGCGCTGGCTCCGCAGACCAACCTGGCGCTGCTGCTGCGCCAGTACCCCGACCTGGCCGAGAACATCGAACGCATCGTGTTCATGGGTGGCTCGGCGAGCGTGGGCAACGCCACGGCCGTGGCCGAGTTCAACGTGTGGCATGACCCCGAGGCGGCGGCGATCGTGCTGGATGCGGGCATCCCCACGTTCATGTACGGGCTGGACGTCTTCAACCAGGTGGCCATCGACCGCGAGGTCGCCACCGCGCTGGAGGACGGGGACTCCGCCCAGGGTCGCGTGGTGGGCGCGCTGCTGACCAACCGGGTGGCGCGCGGCGAGAGCAGCGTGGCCGAGTACACCGGCCTGATCGGCGATGCCGGTGCGATCTGCGCCCTGGTGGACCCGCAGGCGCTCAGCACCCGGATGCTGCCCGTGCGCGTGGAGCTGACGGGCTACGGCCGCGGCCAGACCATCGTCGACCAGCGCAGCCGGGTGGGCGAGGACACCCTGCACGGCAGCATCGACAGCTGGGCTGCCGTGGAGGTGGCCCTCGACCTGGACGCCCCGCGCGTCGCCGCCCTCTTCCTCGACACCCTGGGCCTGTCCACCCCGTAG
- a CDS encoding GNAT family N-acetyltransferase: MNTTVVVRPVTEADADSLGRVHAACWHESYDHILSQAALSQLHPERLAQMWRRFSAQGPAYRHVVAELDGEIVGFAGSGPGRDAGKPTEHELYFVYLLEAHQGTGIGQALFDAVVDPGPTYLWLAADNPRAHRFYTRNGYLPDGQERTEEVLGEPFREVRLER; the protein is encoded by the coding sequence ATGAACACCACAGTTGTTGTTCGGCCCGTCACCGAAGCGGATGCCGACAGCCTGGGCCGCGTCCACGCGGCTTGCTGGCACGAGTCCTATGACCACATCCTGAGCCAGGCTGCCCTCTCGCAGCTGCATCCGGAACGCCTCGCCCAGATGTGGCGCCGGTTCTCGGCTCAGGGCCCCGCCTACCGCCATGTTGTGGCCGAGCTCGACGGCGAGATCGTCGGTTTTGCCGGCAGCGGACCCGGCCGGGACGCGGGCAAGCCCACCGAGCACGAGCTCTACTTCGTCTACCTGCTCGAGGCCCACCAGGGCACCGGCATCGGCCAGGCGCTCTTCGACGCTGTCGTCGATCCGGGCCCCACCTACCTGTGGTTGGCCGCCGACAACCCTCGCGCCCACAGGTTCTACACCCGCAACGGCTACCTGCCCGACGGCCAGGAGCGCACCGAAGAGGTGCTCGGCGAACCGTTCCGCGAAGTGCGCCTCGAGCGCTGA